Genomic segment of Zingiber officinale cultivar Zhangliang chromosome 11B, Zo_v1.1, whole genome shotgun sequence:
TCCTGGTCTCGCTAGATACGCAACGTTTGCCGGTATCAGCTCGCCGTTACATGCGGCCGCCGCCAGAGGCCATGCTGAGGTGAGGTCTTCGTTTGTATCCATAATGTATCTTAAATTACTAAtctcttttgatttttatttccTGGTAAAAAACAACTACTAAGAGTGAAAGTTTGGGTGTACAAATCGTGAGATCCAAATAGTTTTTCAAGAACTTAGATCTGCTCATCATTTTCAGAGGAGTTCCGAGAAATAGATCCAATTATGATCAATAGGCAAAAGGAAGACTTGTAGACAGGCAGTGGCTGAATAAAATCTTTTACATAGTTCCAAATTGCCATTAAAttgttccttcttcttcctctgtttttctttttctttggagAAAACTGGAGACAGATCTCTCCTTGTTGATCcacttaaaactttattttagtTCTGCACTAAAATTCTTATACGAAATGAACGACAGAGGATTTATTATGGCTTTGTATATTGATTGATACACTACAATATTCCAGATTGTGATGATGTTGCTGGAGAAGGGAGCAAACTTGAACTCGAAGAACATTTGGTGCCATGTGAGCATCATTAAACACTAAACCTAATTTAACAGGATTTACTGATTACTACTGTGTTCTGATTTCTCTTCTCCAAAATCAATTAGACTCCATTGATGGAAGCATGCTGCAGTGGTCGATGGGAGGTAGTGCAGATTCTACTGCTCTTCAGGTGCAACGTATGTGTATGTGAACATGCATTCATGTTTTACATCCTCAATTGCCGTGATTCATGACTGGTTTTTCTATTTCTTAATTAAAAAGGTATCGAAAGTGGAGCTCTTGAGTGGCAGAACGGCACTTCACTTTGCATCTGCTGGTGGACACGCTCGATGCATTAGACTGCTGGCTGCAGATTTTTGTCCTGGTTTTTCTCTTTCTACAGAAACCGATTCTTTGTAAGTGTTTGATAAAATTTCTGACTAACATAAACAAATAGATTCCAAGCCTCTTGGTTTGTGCTAATCAAAGTGTCCCCTCTGATTTCTGATAGTGCGCTCACAAGGTTCATCAATAAGGCCGCAAATGGTGGCATAACCGCCCTCCACCTAGCTGCACTAAATGGGCACTCAGATTGTGTGCATCTGCTACTTGATGTGCATGCCAATATCTCAGCCGCGACGCTCTCTTATGCATCTTCGGCAATGGCAATAGGTTTCTTGATTCCTTTTATATTGTTGAAAGATGAAGCACTTCTTTGAATTCTTCATAAAACAATCTCCCTGCAATTTGTTTGACAGGGGCTGGAAGCACACCTTTGCATTATGCTGCATGTGGTGGAAACCTCAAGTGCTGCCAGGCAAATTAACTAAAACTCTTAGATTATTCGATGTGATTGTGGCTAAAGTTCGAAGTATTTTCTTCTCTTATAGGTTCTTCTCGCTCGAGGAGCAAGAAGAACTGCTGTGAATTGCAATGGGTAAATCTCTCTAGCCTTCTCTCTGATACCAAAATGAATGAAACGTTCATAATTCTTATCGTTCattgtttttcatttttttcaggTGGCTTCCAGTTGATGTTGCAAGGATTTGTGGATCTCATTGGCTTATACCCTTGCTAACACCCCATTCTAGCCAATTAGTCCCTGCCTTTCCTCCATCAAACTACTTGCCCTTGCCTCTCATGAGCATCCTGCAAATAGCAAGGTGATAATTTATCATCGCTCTATAGATTTCTTTCACAAGTAAATTTTTTTATCTGAAGAAATATGAAGATGCCTGTTATGAGTTACATTTATGCAGAATTAACGGTTTGCATTCTTCAACTTCCTCTTGTGCTGAGAGCGACCTATGTGCCGTTTGCTTGGAGAGAACTTGCACGGTAGCTGCTGAAGGTAAACGATCACATATCAAGTGTTGTATTAAAGAGAACTGTAGCTCCCTTGCTCAGCGTGATGTGTTTTTCCACTTGATTTACAGGTTGCGGTCATGAACTCTGCACAAGGTGTGCACTGTGTCTTTGCTCGACAAGCAGCATCGACTCGGAGATGTCAACACCACCTAGTTCAGTTCCCTGTCCTCTCTGTAGGAAAGGGATCGTATCTTTTGTAAGCTTGCCGACAACTGAAATGGAGGCAGGCCAAGGCATTAGCCTCTGCAGCAAATGCAGTGGTCAATGCCAGAATCCATTTGCTACAGCCTGTGGATCTGAGTTGTGTAGGAACCCGTTTGAGATAGTTCCTCCAGCACTTTGTGGGGGAGTTTCCTCAAGGACATATCGCAATGAATGATTGGCACATTCTTTTATATGAATGTAGAAGAAAGCTTGTGAAAGA
This window contains:
- the LOC122033522 gene encoding E3 ubiquitin-protein ligase XBAT33-like isoform X1, which encodes MGNLLLGCSAAGERLVTAARDGDVIEAQKLVEMNPGLARYATFAGISSPLHAAAARGHAEIVMMLLEKGANLNSKNIWCHTPLMEACCSGRWEVVQILLLFRCNVSKVELLSGRTALHFASAGGHARCIRLLAADFCPGFSLSTETDSFALTRFINKAANGGITALHLAALNGHSDCVHLLLDVHANISAATLSYASSAMAIGAGSTPLHYAACGGNLKCCQVLLARGARRTAVNCNGWLPVDVARICGSHWLIPLLTPHSSQLVPAFPPSNYLPLPLMSILQIARINGLHSSTSSCAESDLCAVCLERTCTVAAEGCGHELCTRCALCLCSTSSIDSEMSTPPSSVPCPLCRKGIVSFVSLPTTEMEAGQGISLCSKCSGQCQNPFATACGSELCRNPFEIVPPALCGGVSSRTYRNE
- the LOC122033522 gene encoding E3 ubiquitin-protein ligase XBAT33-like isoform X2, whose amino-acid sequence is MNPGLARYATFAGISSPLHAAAARGHAEIVMMLLEKGANLNSKNIWCHTPLMEACCSGRWEVVQILLLFRCNVSKVELLSGRTALHFASAGGHARCIRLLAADFCPGFSLSTETDSFALTRFINKAANGGITALHLAALNGHSDCVHLLLDVHANISAATLSYASSAMAIGAGSTPLHYAACGGNLKCCQVLLARGARRTAVNCNGWLPVDVARICGSHWLIPLLTPHSSQLVPAFPPSNYLPLPLMSILQIARINGLHSSTSSCAESDLCAVCLERTCTVAAEGCGHELCTRCALCLCSTSSIDSEMSTPPSSVPCPLCRKGIVSFVSLPTTEMEAGQGISLCSKCSGQCQNPFATACGSELCRNPFEIVPPALCGGVSSRTYRNE